A stretch of Corynebacterium timonense DNA encodes these proteins:
- a CDS encoding SLC13 family permease — MPIPRAARVVSIPSGALLLFAVLAATDHEAARGVAGRLAPVLGFAAGMSVAVNLAAEAGVFDTLAGWVEGARHAFPAFLALCVAVTVFLSLDTTAIMLTPLAIALARRAGASVTALSLAVVWIANLASLPLPVSNLTNLLALDAFGGTYGFLSRSWAPALVGITVAVAASYAARAIHPADPVAAPPRDAAAPRVPLLILAVAVAALLTPIPFWVTSTVAAAAMAAAVGVVKRPGLIPWNPLALVVAVACATELLPPFELGWPLPLAGAVLANALNNLPAYLLLEPADATQRMQLLVGVNFGPLVTPWASLATLLWHDQLKRAGADLPWRVFVVYGAILAPVAVGLGALVVSPAGN; from the coding sequence GATCCCCTCCGGAGCACTGCTCCTCTTCGCCGTGCTCGCCGCCACGGACCACGAGGCCGCGCGGGGCGTGGCGGGCCGTCTCGCGCCGGTGCTCGGCTTCGCCGCCGGCATGTCGGTGGCCGTGAACTTGGCCGCCGAGGCGGGGGTCTTCGACACTCTGGCCGGCTGGGTAGAGGGGGCGCGGCACGCCTTCCCCGCTTTCCTCGCCCTGTGCGTGGCGGTGACGGTTTTCCTCTCCCTCGACACGACTGCCATCATGCTCACGCCGCTGGCCATCGCGCTGGCGAGGCGGGCCGGCGCCAGCGTCACCGCGTTGTCGCTGGCGGTAGTGTGGATCGCCAACCTCGCCTCCCTGCCCCTGCCGGTGTCGAACCTGACCAACCTCCTGGCGCTCGACGCGTTCGGCGGCACCTACGGCTTCCTGTCCCGCTCCTGGGCCCCGGCGCTCGTCGGCATCACGGTCGCGGTCGCCGCCTCCTACGCGGCCCGCGCGATCCACCCGGCCGACCCCGTCGCCGCCCCGCCCCGGGACGCCGCAGCGCCCCGCGTGCCGCTGCTCATCCTCGCGGTCGCGGTGGCAGCGCTGCTCACCCCGATCCCGTTCTGGGTGACCAGCACGGTCGCCGCGGCGGCCATGGCGGCTGCGGTGGGCGTCGTCAAGCGCCCCGGCCTCATCCCCTGGAATCCGCTGGCCCTCGTCGTTGCCGTGGCATGCGCGACGGAGCTCCTTCCCCCATTCGAGCTCGGCTGGCCCCTCCCCCTCGCCGGCGCGGTGCTGGCGAACGCCCTCAACAACCTCCCCGCCTACCTGTTGCTCGAGCCGGCGGACGCGACGCAGAGGATGCAGCTGCTGGTCGGGGTCAATTTCGGGCCGTTGGTGACCCCGTGGGCGTCGCTGGCTACCCTGCTGTGGCACGATCAGCTCAAGCGGGCCGGAGCCGACCTCCCGTGGCGGGTCTTCGTCGTCTACGGAGCCATCCTCGCGCCCGTCGCCGTTGGGCTCGGCGCGCTCGTGGTATCACCCGCGGGCAATTAG
- the rpmB gene encoding 50S ribosomal protein L28: MSAHCQVTGRKPQFGKTVSHSHRRHSRRWNPNVQKKRFYLPSEGRTITLTVSTKGLKIIDRDGIESVVAAIRARGEKV, from the coding sequence ATGTCGGCACATTGCCAGGTCACGGGACGGAAGCCGCAGTTCGGCAAGACCGTCTCGCACTCGCACCGCCGCCACTCGCGCCGTTGGAACCCCAACGTGCAGAAGAAGCGGTTCTACCTGCCCTCTGAGGGCCGTACCATCACCCTGACGGTTTCCACCAAGGGGCTCAAGATCATCGACCGCGACGGCATCGAGTCTGTCGTCGCCGCTATCCGCGCACGAGGTGAGAAGGTCTAA
- the rpmG gene encoding 50S ribosomal protein L33, producing the protein MARNDIRPIIKLKSTEGTGYTYVTRKNKRNNPDRISLKKYDPIVRKHVEFREER; encoded by the coding sequence ATGGCACGTAACGATATCCGCCCGATCATCAAGCTCAAGAGCACCGAGGGCACCGGCTACACCTACGTCACCCGCAAGAACAAGCGCAACAACCCGGACCGTATCTCTCTGAAGAAGTACGATCCGATCGTTCGCAAGCACGTCGAATTCCGCGAGGAGCGATAA
- the rpsN gene encoding 30S ribosomal protein S14 encodes MAKKSKIAKNEKRKEIVARYAERRAELKAIIRNPETSDEDRLDAQFELNRQPRDASPVRVRNRDSHDGRPRGYLRKFGLSRVRMREMAHRGELPGVRKSSW; translated from the coding sequence ATGGCTAAGAAGTCTAAGATCGCCAAGAACGAAAAGCGCAAGGAGATCGTCGCTCGCTACGCGGAGCGCCGCGCTGAGCTCAAGGCGATTATCCGCAACCCCGAGACCTCCGACGAGGACCGTCTCGACGCACAGTTCGAGCTGAACCGTCAGCCGCGCGACGCCTCCCCGGTCCGCGTCCGCAACCGTGACTCCCACGACGGTCGCCCCCGCGGCTACCTTCGTAAGTTCGGCCTGTCCCGTGTCCGTATGCGCGAGATGGCTCACCGCGGTGAGCTTCCGGGCGTCCGCAAGTCTTCGTGGTAA
- the rpsR gene encoding 30S ribosomal protein S18 — translation MKRNNNRRARMEQSRRPKKNPLKAKGIEQVDYKDIETLRLFISDRHKIRSRRVTGLTPQQQRQVSTAVKNAREIALLPFTSR, via the coding sequence ATGAAGCGCAACAACAACCGCAGGGCGCGCATGGAGCAGTCCCGCCGCCCGAAGAAGAACCCGCTCAAGGCCAAGGGCATCGAGCAGGTTGACTACAAGGATATTGAGACCCTGCGTCTTTTCATCTCTGACCGTCACAAGATCCGTTCCCGCCGCGTGACCGGCCTGACGCCGCAGCAGCAGCGCCAGGTCTCCACCGCGGTCAAGAACGCCCGCGAAATTGCTCTTCTGCCGTTCACCAGCCGCTAA
- a CDS encoding TetR/AcrR family transcriptional regulator, with protein sequence MAGTVGRPRKNSPRRKGKTAREEILDASSELFTTQGFATTSTHQIAEAVGIRQASLYYHFPSKADIFLTLLMGTVQPSLDLASDLAKSDESPALKLWALVAAETRILLSSNWNIGRLYQLPIAVSADFRAYHEARAELEGIFRGLAASIVGDDDPRIELPFHMTLSAVEMRDNTGKAPFPLVDDALPAPSVMIADAVLDVLHAELPDNRGMRTLDLVSQVQEAGS encoded by the coding sequence ATGGCCGGAACGGTCGGTCGGCCGAGGAAAAACAGCCCCCGCCGCAAGGGCAAAACGGCGCGGGAGGAAATCCTCGACGCCTCTTCGGAGCTCTTTACCACCCAAGGCTTCGCCACAACGTCCACGCACCAGATCGCCGAGGCCGTCGGCATCCGCCAAGCCTCGCTCTACTACCATTTCCCCTCCAAGGCGGACATCTTCCTCACCCTGCTCATGGGCACGGTGCAACCCTCACTCGACCTCGCCTCGGATTTGGCGAAGTCGGACGAGTCCCCCGCCCTGAAGCTGTGGGCGCTCGTCGCCGCGGAAACCCGCATCCTGTTGTCCTCGAACTGGAACATCGGAAGGCTTTACCAGCTGCCCATCGCGGTCTCCGCGGACTTCCGCGCCTATCACGAGGCGCGCGCCGAGCTCGAGGGGATTTTCCGCGGGCTCGCCGCCTCCATCGTCGGCGACGACGACCCGCGCATCGAGCTTCCCTTCCACATGACGTTGTCGGCTGTCGAAATGCGCGACAACACGGGCAAGGCACCTTTTCCGCTTGTCGACGACGCACTGCCCGCCCCGTCGGTTATGATCGCCGACGCGGTGCTCGACGTCCTCCACGCCGAGCTGCCCGACAACCGGGGCATGCGCACACTCGACCTCGTCTCTCAGGTCCAGGAGGCCGGCTCCTAG
- the purH gene encoding bifunctional phosphoribosylaminoimidazolecarboxamide formyltransferase/IMP cyclohydrolase, which translates to MTENRIAIKRALVSVYDKTGLDELARALSEAGVDIVSTGSTAKRIAEAGVAVTEVADVTGFPEVLEGRVKTLHPSVHAGILADLRKEDHAAQLRELGVEPFQLVVVNLYPFEETVASGASFDECVEQIDIGGPSMVRAAAKNHPSVAIVTSPEQYGDLAEAVAAGGFTAQERRVLAAEAFSHTADYDAAVADWMDEQLDGEDAGQLRYGENPHQAARIVNEGWGLADAIQHGGKEMSYNNYQDADAAWRAAWDHERACVAIIKHANPCGVAVSDDSIAEAHRKAHACDPVSAYGGVVAANREVTLEMAEQITPIFTEVIIAPSYAAEALELLQQKKNLRILQVEPGRSEEEIRQISGGFLVQERDTYQAEGDDPASWRLVAGEPASEEQLAELEFAWRTVRCVKSNAILIAADNASVGIGMGQVNRVDSAKLAVERANTLDEGRNRTNGAVAASDAFFPFADGFEVLADAGVSAVVQPGGSIRDEEVIAAAQAAGVTMYLTGTRHFSH; encoded by the coding sequence ATGACGGAAAACCGCATCGCCATCAAGCGCGCACTGGTCAGCGTCTACGACAAGACCGGGCTGGACGAGCTCGCCCGCGCCCTCAGCGAGGCGGGGGTGGACATCGTCTCCACCGGCTCCACGGCCAAGCGCATCGCCGAGGCTGGCGTCGCCGTGACGGAGGTGGCCGACGTCACCGGCTTCCCCGAGGTGCTCGAGGGGCGGGTGAAGACACTGCACCCCAGCGTCCACGCCGGGATCCTCGCCGACCTGCGCAAGGAGGATCACGCCGCGCAGCTGCGCGAGCTCGGCGTTGAGCCCTTCCAGCTCGTGGTGGTCAACCTGTACCCCTTCGAGGAGACGGTGGCGTCCGGGGCCAGCTTCGACGAGTGCGTTGAGCAGATCGACATCGGGGGCCCGTCGATGGTCCGCGCGGCGGCGAAGAACCACCCCTCGGTGGCCATCGTGACCTCGCCGGAGCAGTACGGCGACCTCGCCGAGGCCGTCGCCGCCGGCGGCTTTACCGCGCAGGAGCGCCGCGTCCTGGCCGCGGAGGCCTTCTCCCACACCGCGGACTACGACGCCGCCGTCGCCGATTGGATGGACGAACAGCTCGATGGCGAGGACGCGGGCCAGCTGCGCTACGGCGAGAACCCGCACCAAGCCGCGCGCATCGTCAACGAGGGCTGGGGGCTTGCCGACGCCATCCAGCACGGCGGCAAGGAGATGAGCTACAACAACTACCAGGATGCCGACGCAGCCTGGCGGGCCGCGTGGGACCACGAGCGGGCCTGCGTTGCCATCATCAAGCACGCGAACCCCTGCGGCGTCGCGGTCTCCGACGACTCCATCGCCGAGGCGCACCGAAAGGCCCACGCGTGCGACCCGGTCTCCGCTTACGGCGGCGTTGTCGCCGCGAACCGCGAGGTCACTCTCGAGATGGCGGAGCAGATCACACCGATCTTCACCGAGGTCATCATCGCCCCGTCCTACGCCGCGGAGGCGCTGGAGCTGCTTCAGCAGAAGAAGAACCTGCGCATCCTCCAGGTCGAGCCGGGCCGCTCAGAGGAGGAGATCCGTCAGATCTCCGGCGGCTTTCTCGTGCAGGAGCGCGACACCTACCAGGCCGAAGGAGACGACCCGGCCAGCTGGCGGCTCGTCGCCGGCGAGCCCGCGAGCGAGGAGCAGCTCGCCGAGCTTGAATTCGCCTGGCGCACAGTACGCTGCGTGAAGTCCAACGCCATCTTGATCGCGGCGGACAACGCCTCCGTGGGCATCGGCATGGGACAGGTCAACCGCGTTGACTCCGCGAAGCTCGCCGTCGAGCGTGCCAACACCCTCGACGAGGGGCGCAACCGCACCAACGGCGCGGTCGCAGCCTCGGACGCCTTCTTCCCCTTTGCGGACGGCTTCGAGGTGCTTGCCGACGCCGGCGTGAGCGCCGTGGTCCAGCCCGGTGGCTCCATCCGCGACGAGGAAGTTATCGCCGCCGCACAGGCCGCAGGCGTGACTATGTACCTCACTGGAACCCGCCACTTTAGTCACTAG
- the purN gene encoding phosphoribosylglycinamide formyltransferase codes for MTERAAVQAVVLVSGSGTLLQAILDNQGQSYAVALVVADKDCPAVARAEKAGVPTQVVAVGGDRGQWNAQLRDVVAAAAPDVVVSAGFMRILGPEFLERFEGRLINTHPALLPAFPGAHAVRDALAYGVKVTGTTVHYIDEGVDTGEIIAQKAVEVLDGDTEERLHERIKEQERALIVEVLRRATTNDGKVTFP; via the coding sequence GTGACTGAACGCGCTGCCGTCCAAGCTGTCGTCCTCGTTTCGGGTTCCGGGACACTTCTGCAAGCGATCCTCGACAATCAGGGGCAGTCCTACGCCGTCGCGCTCGTCGTGGCAGACAAGGACTGCCCCGCTGTGGCGCGCGCGGAGAAGGCAGGGGTGCCCACGCAGGTCGTCGCCGTCGGCGGGGACAGGGGACAGTGGAACGCACAGCTTCGCGACGTCGTCGCGGCCGCGGCTCCCGACGTCGTCGTCTCGGCGGGGTTCATGCGTATCCTCGGGCCGGAATTCCTCGAGCGTTTCGAGGGGCGGCTCATCAACACCCACCCCGCGCTGCTGCCGGCCTTCCCGGGAGCACACGCGGTGCGTGACGCCCTGGCGTACGGGGTGAAAGTCACCGGAACCACCGTCCACTACATCGACGAGGGTGTGGACACAGGCGAGATCATCGCCCAGAAAGCTGTGGAGGTGCTCGACGGCGATACCGAAGAGCGGCTCCACGAACGAATCAAAGAACAGGAGCGGGCGCTGATCGTTGAGGTTCTGCGCCGCGCGACCACGAACGACGGAAAGGTCACGTTCCCATGA
- a CDS encoding DUF6350 family protein, whose product MNTNSSPRASSKRNARTRRKPIRASVPAGTRRPAPTPPPSTLGQRLRHYLPFIAVPQLVVVLVVVAVCLGVIAGVGAPMAYLPGSIGATWLAVHAAPLRYDGITIGVLPLAPVIAVVALLASRVRAATRERVSVADLGVLVGVTALTSLTLSAIALFMVGDAATVYPVDLPPVVPALLVPLAVHGIAFAVGMGGVLWRALARRYTVPQFVVSSAEAASRLLGALLAAATVTYLAFLAAGYERVGELLAEFPVLSTAGAVALWGLSLLYLPNAATAQLGVLMGGSFGYGEAGVSLFAVDNVAFPPLPLFGAVPGSAAAWAPALMLIPAAVVVAWALRARASLLEVLSTSTWLAAFVLVLTLLSGGAAGAYGYVGANPGTFPLLAFVWVAVPGLIAWGVLRVRERGVDKPDTPDTPAGPAEAEEPAEAEEPKQPNEPDESDEPSEAGPEKQHEKQQEEQEEQQEEQEEEEPGGEPDADEKEEDGEEQVNPAGGGSTKWVPPQTQG is encoded by the coding sequence ATGAACACCAACTCCAGCCCCCGAGCATCCAGTAAGAGGAACGCGCGCACGAGGAGAAAACCGATCCGCGCCAGCGTTCCCGCAGGCACGCGCAGACCCGCGCCGACGCCGCCCCCGTCGACTCTCGGGCAACGCCTGCGCCACTACCTGCCCTTCATCGCCGTTCCGCAGCTCGTGGTCGTGCTCGTTGTCGTGGCCGTGTGCCTCGGCGTGATCGCGGGGGTCGGTGCGCCGATGGCCTACCTGCCGGGCTCGATCGGAGCGACATGGCTCGCCGTCCACGCGGCGCCGCTGCGTTACGACGGCATCACGATCGGCGTCCTCCCCCTCGCCCCCGTGATCGCGGTGGTTGCGCTGCTTGCCTCCCGGGTGCGCGCGGCGACCCGCGAGCGCGTCAGCGTCGCGGACCTCGGTGTGCTCGTCGGGGTGACGGCCCTGACGTCGCTGACGCTGAGCGCTATCGCGCTGTTCATGGTCGGGGATGCCGCCACCGTCTACCCGGTCGACCTGCCGCCCGTCGTGCCTGCCCTGCTGGTCCCGCTCGCCGTCCACGGCATCGCGTTCGCCGTGGGCATGGGCGGAGTGCTCTGGCGGGCGCTCGCGCGCCGCTACACGGTGCCGCAGTTCGTGGTCTCCTCCGCGGAGGCGGCCTCGCGCCTTTTGGGTGCCCTGCTCGCCGCGGCGACGGTGACCTACCTCGCGTTCCTCGCCGCCGGTTACGAGCGCGTCGGCGAGCTCCTCGCGGAGTTTCCCGTCCTGTCCACCGCTGGTGCCGTTGCCCTCTGGGGGCTGAGCCTGCTGTATCTGCCCAACGCGGCGACGGCGCAGCTCGGCGTTCTGATGGGTGGCAGCTTCGGCTACGGCGAGGCGGGGGTGTCGCTGTTTGCCGTGGACAACGTCGCCTTCCCGCCGCTTCCGCTGTTCGGGGCCGTGCCCGGCAGTGCCGCCGCGTGGGCGCCTGCGCTCATGCTCATCCCCGCGGCCGTTGTTGTCGCGTGGGCGCTGCGGGCTCGCGCGTCGCTTCTCGAGGTGCTGTCCACCTCCACCTGGCTCGCGGCCTTCGTCCTTGTGCTCACGTTGCTGTCCGGAGGCGCGGCCGGGGCGTACGGGTACGTCGGGGCCAACCCGGGTACCTTTCCGCTGCTCGCCTTCGTCTGGGTCGCAGTGCCGGGGCTGATCGCGTGGGGCGTGCTCCGGGTGCGTGAGCGGGGCGTCGATAAGCCCGATACGCCCGATACGCCCGCGGGGCCTGCCGAGGCTGAGGAACCTGCCGAGGCTGAGGAGCCAAAGCAGCCGAACGAGCCCGACGAGTCTGACGAGCCCAGCGAGGCTGGCCCTGAGAAACAACACGAGAAACAGCAGGAGGAACAGGAGGAACAGCAAGAGGAACAGGAAGAAGAGGAACCGGGAGGGGAACCGGACGCGGACGAAAAGGAAGAGGACGGTGAAGAGCAGGTGAACCCCGCTGGGGGCGGGAGCACGAAGTGGGTGCCTCCTCAGACGCAGGGGTGA
- a CDS encoding M23 family metallopeptidase, whose protein sequence is MINSTSQARKGGKHRKQSPNKGRVALVAVTTGAVSTAGVSGAAAGALSSDNKVESNVDFELASDSSNASSDAPAAAPQILTISEYKPVENLVEQLDKAVQHSDIVAKLDAAARLPLSIKPADGTFTSGFGVRWGAMHNGIDIANAIGTPIRAVASGTVIDAGPAQGFGNWIRIRHEDGAVSVYGHMSTLGVTVGQQVEAGQEIAGMGNEGFSTGSHLHFEIHPDGTTPIDPVPWLAERGITL, encoded by the coding sequence ATGATCAACTCGACTTCGCAGGCTCGCAAGGGCGGAAAGCACCGCAAGCAGTCCCCGAACAAGGGGCGCGTTGCCCTCGTCGCTGTCACGACGGGCGCCGTTTCCACCGCTGGCGTCTCTGGTGCCGCCGCAGGCGCCCTGAGCAGCGACAACAAAGTCGAATCCAATGTTGACTTCGAGCTGGCCTCGGACTCCAGCAACGCCAGCTCTGACGCCCCCGCAGCCGCGCCACAGATCCTGACCATCTCGGAGTACAAGCCCGTCGAAAACCTCGTCGAGCAGTTGGACAAGGCTGTGCAGCACTCCGACATCGTGGCCAAGCTAGACGCCGCTGCCCGCCTGCCGCTGAGCATCAAGCCTGCCGACGGCACCTTCACGTCCGGCTTCGGCGTGCGCTGGGGCGCCATGCACAACGGCATCGACATCGCCAACGCCATCGGCACCCCGATCCGCGCCGTCGCCTCCGGCACCGTAATCGACGCTGGCCCGGCCCAGGGCTTCGGCAACTGGATCCGCATCCGCCACGAGGACGGCGCCGTGTCCGTCTACGGCCACATGTCCACCCTCGGTGTGACCGTAGGCCAGCAGGTCGAAGCCGGCCAGGAGATCGCCGGCATGGGCAACGAGGGATTCTCCACCGGTTCCCACCTGCACTTCGAGATCCACCCCGACGGCACCACGCCGATCGACCCGGTTCCGTGGCTCGCCGAGCGCGGCATCACCCTCTAA
- a CDS encoding M23 family metallopeptidase has protein sequence MKRIFLSAATAIAVASTAIAPANALTINVGGEPVTSEQDLLQAVSSAVAAITVTGATLKAGDYEVVYDPRIIGEQLGITLPEDPGNPVRQQRGATADGRTVVLPASGRISSGFGPRWGAMHLGVDIANDFGTPIYAVMDGTVINAGPARGFGNWVVVEHDHGEVSVYGHMAEYSVSVGQRVAAGEQIATIGSEGQSTGPHLHFEIKPDGVNQVDPQVWLLEQGIDTYSR, from the coding sequence ATGAAGCGAATCTTCCTCTCTGCTGCAACGGCCATCGCCGTCGCCAGCACCGCTATTGCCCCAGCGAACGCACTGACCATCAATGTCGGCGGGGAGCCGGTGACGAGCGAGCAGGACCTCCTGCAGGCGGTGTCCTCTGCCGTCGCCGCGATCACCGTCACCGGCGCCACGCTGAAGGCCGGCGACTACGAGGTCGTGTACGACCCCCGCATCATCGGTGAGCAGCTCGGCATCACCCTGCCGGAAGACCCGGGCAACCCCGTCAGGCAGCAGCGCGGCGCCACCGCGGACGGGCGCACCGTCGTTCTGCCGGCGTCCGGACGCATCAGCTCCGGTTTCGGCCCCCGCTGGGGAGCGATGCACCTCGGCGTCGACATCGCCAACGACTTCGGCACCCCGATCTACGCGGTCATGGACGGCACCGTCATCAACGCTGGCCCGGCGCGCGGCTTCGGCAATTGGGTCGTCGTCGAGCACGACCACGGCGAGGTCTCTGTCTACGGGCACATGGCCGAGTACAGTGTCTCCGTCGGCCAGCGCGTCGCCGCGGGCGAGCAGATCGCCACCATCGGCAGCGAGGGCCAATCGACGGGCCCCCACCTGCACTTCGAGATCAAGCCGGACGGCGTGAACCAGGTCGATCCGCAGGTGTGGCTGCTCGAGCAGGGCATCGACACGTACTCACGCTAA